The proteins below come from a single Rhodococcus sp. WMMA185 genomic window:
- a CDS encoding prepilin peptidase — protein sequence MWWLIVVGAVLGAGVGRCAREVADRFVGGGVRRGWCEAVCAVGVAATVWIGVGEPEPWRLLCAIAFWWWCVTLGATDLCARRLPNALTLPGFLAIVGIGTVTGEASAAFVGGILLAAAYLALHLGVPGSFGAGDVKLALGVGAAAGLAGGGAWVFAAVLAPALTGAVGCVVLAARRNAPTLPHGPAMCAATMVALFAAHIT from the coding sequence ATGTGGTGGCTGATCGTTGTCGGTGCGGTTCTGGGCGCGGGTGTCGGTCGGTGCGCGCGCGAGGTCGCGGATCGGTTCGTGGGCGGGGGTGTGCGGCGTGGCTGGTGCGAGGCGGTCTGTGCGGTCGGTGTCGCTGCAACGGTGTGGATCGGTGTCGGTGAACCGGAGCCGTGGCGGTTGCTGTGCGCGATCGCCTTCTGGTGGTGGTGCGTAACTCTCGGCGCCACCGACCTGTGCGCGCGGAGGCTCCCGAACGCGTTGACCCTCCCGGGGTTCCTCGCAATCGTCGGCATCGGAACGGTGACGGGTGAGGCCTCGGCCGCTTTCGTCGGGGGAATCCTGCTGGCGGCGGCGTACCTCGCGCTGCATCTCGGTGTGCCCGGTTCCTTCGGAGCGGGCGATGTGAAGCTCGCACTCGGAGTGGGGGCGGCGGCAGGACTGGCTGGAGGTGGGGCCTGGGTGTTCGCGGCGGTCCTCGCACCGGCGCTGACCGGGGCAGTGGGCTGTGTGGTCCTGGCCGCTCGGCGCAACGCGCCGACACTCCCGCACGGGCCCGCGATGTGCGCCGCGACGATGGTTGCACTGTTCGCTGCGCACATCACATGA
- the aroC gene encoding chorismate synthase has product MLRWITAGESHGPALVAMLEGMVAGVEVTSDDLASQLARRRLGYGRGARMKFEADKVTIIGGVRHGRTLGGPIAVEVGNTEWPKWETVMSADPVDSAVLADQTRNAPLTRPRPGHADYSGMLKYGFDDARPVLERASARETAARVAAATFARAFLRQVFGVEVLSHVISIGASDPYTGPEPTAADIQAIDASPVRAFDKAAEESMIAEIEAAKRDGDTLGGVVEVVVHGLPVGLGSFISGADRLDSRLAAALMGIQAIKGVEVGDGFETARRRGSQAHDEMRPGPDGVLRSTNRAGGLEGGMTNGEALRVRAAMKPISTVPRALATVDMSTGDEAVAIHQRSDVCAVPAAGVVAESMVALVVAQAALEKFGGDSVSETAANFEQYAAGVAARLAR; this is encoded by the coding sequence GTGCTGCGCTGGATAACTGCTGGAGAATCCCATGGTCCTGCTCTCGTCGCAATGCTCGAGGGGATGGTTGCCGGAGTCGAGGTGACGTCCGACGACCTCGCGAGCCAACTCGCGCGCCGGCGCCTCGGATACGGGCGCGGAGCGCGGATGAAGTTCGAGGCGGACAAGGTCACGATCATCGGTGGCGTACGGCACGGACGCACCCTCGGTGGGCCGATCGCCGTCGAGGTAGGCAATACCGAATGGCCCAAGTGGGAAACCGTGATGTCCGCGGATCCGGTCGATTCCGCCGTGCTCGCCGATCAGACACGGAACGCACCTCTCACCCGCCCCCGCCCCGGACACGCCGACTATTCCGGCATGCTCAAGTACGGCTTCGACGACGCCCGCCCGGTCCTCGAACGCGCCAGTGCCCGGGAGACCGCCGCTCGAGTAGCGGCCGCGACATTCGCTCGCGCCTTCCTCCGTCAGGTATTCGGCGTCGAGGTTCTCTCCCACGTGATCTCTATCGGCGCGTCCGATCCGTACACCGGCCCCGAGCCGACTGCGGCGGATATTCAAGCGATCGATGCGAGCCCGGTGCGGGCCTTCGACAAGGCTGCAGAGGAGTCGATGATCGCCGAGATCGAAGCCGCGAAGCGTGACGGCGACACTCTCGGCGGTGTCGTGGAGGTCGTCGTTCACGGACTTCCCGTGGGCTTGGGTTCGTTCATCAGCGGTGCGGACCGACTCGACTCACGCCTCGCGGCGGCTCTGATGGGGATTCAGGCCATCAAGGGCGTCGAAGTCGGTGACGGTTTCGAGACTGCACGTCGCAGAGGTAGCCAGGCGCACGACGAGATGCGTCCGGGCCCCGACGGAGTCCTGCGTTCGACCAATCGGGCAGGCGGCCTCGAGGGTGGCATGACCAACGGTGAGGCGCTGCGTGTCCGCGCCGCGATGAAGCCCATCTCAACGGTTCCCCGCGCACTTGCCACGGTCGACATGTCCACCGGCGACGAAGCCGTGGCGATTCACCAGCGCTCCGACGTGTGTGCCGTGCCCGCGGCCGGCGTCGTCGCCGAATCGATGGTGGCGCTGGTCGTCGCGCAGGCAGCGCTCGAGAAGTTCGGCGGTGACTCCGTCTCCGAGACCGCCGCCAACTTCGAGCAGTACGCGGCCGGCGTCGCAGCCCGGCTCGCGCGATGA
- a CDS encoding shikimate kinase, which produces MAPRAVLVGPPGAGKSTIGKRLARALDLPLLDTDVAIEEEAGRTIADIFGQDGEPAFRALEEKVVRQAIESCEGVVSLGGGAILSERTRELLQGHTVVYLEISVAEGLKRTRSNVVRPLLAGDARQKYTELMRVRRPLYEQVASIRIRTNRRSPGRVVQDLVEKLTTEQQDGAE; this is translated from the coding sequence ATGGCACCGAGAGCTGTGCTGGTCGGACCTCCGGGGGCAGGCAAATCGACAATCGGGAAGCGTCTCGCGCGGGCTCTCGATCTTCCGCTGCTCGATACCGACGTCGCAATCGAGGAGGAGGCCGGGCGCACCATCGCGGACATCTTCGGCCAGGACGGCGAACCCGCATTCCGTGCCCTCGAAGAGAAGGTCGTCCGGCAAGCGATCGAGAGCTGCGAGGGGGTCGTCTCGCTCGGCGGCGGGGCGATCCTGTCCGAACGCACACGGGAACTACTGCAGGGCCACACGGTCGTCTACCTCGAGATCAGCGTGGCCGAAGGGCTCAAGCGAACGCGCAGCAATGTCGTGCGTCCACTCCTCGCCGGCGACGCTCGGCAGAAGTACACCGAGTTGATGCGTGTGCGGCGGCCCCTGTACGAGCAGGTGGCGTCCATCCGGATCCGCACGAACCGGCGGAGCCCCGGCCGTGTGGTGCAGGACCTGGTGGAGAAACTCACGACAGAACAGCAAGACGGAGCGGAGTAG
- the aroB gene encoding 3-dehydroquinate synthase, whose amino-acid sequence MTEPVRVQVQTANPYPVIIGRGLLGELVDELSATRTVAIFHQPPLAETAEAVRTALAEEGIDAHRIEIPDAEEGKDLAVAGFCWEVLGRIGLTRSDAVVSLGGGAATDLAGFVAATWMRGVRVIHVPTTLLAMVDAAVGGKTGINTEAGKNLVGSFHEPSAVLVDLATLETVPRNEIVAGMAEVIKTGFIADPVILDLIEDDPEAALDPAGTVLPELIRRSVEVKAKVVAADLRESSLREILNYGHTLGHAIERRERYRWRHGAAVSVGLVFAAELGRLAGRLDDETADRHRAILELVGLPTTYDADAFAQLVEGMQTDKKNRAGVLRFVVLDGLAKPGRLEGPDPTLLAAAYSAVAREQSPGNGDDAVLL is encoded by the coding sequence GTGACCGAACCGGTACGCGTGCAGGTGCAGACGGCCAACCCCTACCCGGTCATCATCGGGCGGGGACTACTCGGCGAGTTGGTGGACGAACTCTCTGCCACGAGAACGGTGGCGATCTTTCATCAGCCGCCGCTTGCCGAGACCGCTGAGGCGGTCCGAACGGCTCTGGCCGAAGAGGGGATCGATGCGCACCGTATCGAAATCCCCGACGCGGAGGAGGGCAAGGACTTGGCCGTGGCCGGGTTCTGCTGGGAGGTGCTGGGCCGGATCGGACTCACCCGCAGTGACGCGGTGGTGAGCCTGGGTGGGGGCGCGGCGACCGACCTGGCCGGATTCGTGGCGGCCACCTGGATGCGCGGTGTTCGCGTGATCCACGTGCCCACCACTTTGCTTGCGATGGTGGACGCGGCGGTGGGCGGTAAGACGGGCATCAACACCGAGGCCGGGAAGAACCTGGTGGGCTCCTTCCATGAGCCGTCCGCGGTATTGGTCGACCTGGCCACTCTCGAGACGGTTCCCCGCAACGAGATCGTGGCCGGGATGGCAGAGGTGATCAAGACCGGCTTCATTGCCGACCCGGTGATCCTCGACCTCATCGAAGACGACCCCGAAGCCGCGCTCGACCCGGCGGGAACCGTTCTGCCGGAATTGATTCGGCGTTCCGTGGAGGTCAAGGCCAAGGTGGTGGCCGCCGATCTCCGGGAATCGAGTCTGCGGGAGATTTTGAACTACGGGCACACCCTCGGCCACGCCATCGAGCGCCGGGAACGCTACCGCTGGCGGCACGGCGCGGCCGTCTCCGTGGGTCTCGTGTTCGCGGCGGAACTCGGTCGTCTGGCCGGGCGTCTCGACGACGAGACAGCCGATCGGCACCGCGCAATCCTGGAACTGGTGGGACTTCCCACCACATACGATGCGGACGCGTTCGCTCAACTGGTCGAAGGAATGCAGACCGACAAAAAGAACCGCGCGGGTGTTCTGCGGTTCGTGGTGCTCGACGGACTCGCCAAACCCGGACGGCTCGAGGGCCCGGACCCCACCCTACTGGCGGCCGCGTACTCAGCGGTCGCCCGCGAGCAGTCACCTGGAAACGGCGACGACGCCGTTCTCCTGTAG
- a CDS encoding B-4DMT family transporter, giving the protein MNAWVVRGLGMALIHVLVRVILGVSITQWPLLGSPLRWISLVIVVVAALVWAGLDGIRDRRENPNPADGEDLTMLWLKAALLGGVVAGLASWLADLLPFLNVTQNSFFFELTSGAAFTVLLIFGPAMLAVFLGRFFVSREAAKSASEGGSLPAVAGPGEQADEQFGDAQVQDTQIQDTDYAGSDDDTTVFERIHEYREDTSDLDDHPEDEGTGRDHTDQSDHPADGRSRSE; this is encoded by the coding sequence ATGAATGCGTGGGTGGTACGCGGCCTCGGGATGGCCCTGATACATGTTCTCGTTCGTGTGATCCTCGGCGTTTCGATCACACAATGGCCCCTTCTGGGTTCCCCTCTGAGATGGATCTCGCTGGTGATAGTGGTCGTCGCGGCACTGGTCTGGGCCGGGCTGGACGGTATTCGGGACCGCCGGGAGAACCCGAACCCCGCCGACGGCGAAGATCTGACGATGCTATGGCTGAAGGCCGCGCTGCTCGGAGGAGTCGTCGCCGGTCTCGCCAGCTGGCTGGCCGATCTGCTGCCGTTCCTCAATGTCACCCAGAACTCGTTCTTCTTCGAGCTGACGTCCGGCGCCGCGTTCACCGTGCTACTGATCTTCGGACCGGCCATGCTCGCGGTGTTCCTGGGCCGCTTCTTCGTCAGCAGGGAGGCGGCAAAGTCCGCGAGCGAGGGCGGTTCCCTACCGGCGGTGGCCGGGCCCGGGGAACAGGCTGACGAGCAGTTCGGGGACGCACAGGTCCAGGACACGCAGATCCAGGACACGGACTACGCGGGTTCGGACGACGACACCACCGTGTTCGAGCGGATACACGAGTACCGCGAGGACACGTCCGATCTCGACGATCATCCGGAGGACGAGGGCACCGGGCGAGATCACACCGACCAGAGCGATCATCCAGCCGACGGCAGGTCCCGCAGCGAGTAA
- a CDS encoding M24 family metallopeptidase gives MPADHGSRRAALRAALAARDLDALLVTNLTNIRYLTGFTGSNAALLVDAADDEGAEDNTVICTDGRYLTQVGEQVPDLRAEIARASAATLIESLASTSSVAFESHVVTVDEFAAWSLLAPDARLDPVPGLVEELRMVKDEHEVGLLRAACASADSALAELIARGGLRPGRTEKEVGRELEGLMFDHGADGISFETIVATGANSAIPHHRPTDAVLGSGDFVKLDFGAQIGGYHSDMTRTYVLERAADWQRDLYALVERSQKAGREALRPGAEVSAVDAAARRVIEDAGYGELFLHGLGHGVGLEIHEAPGIGKLGTGTLLDGAAVTVEPGVYFSGRGGVRIEDTLVVREQGPELLTLTTKDLTVV, from the coding sequence ATGCCTGCTGATCATGGTTCGCGGCGCGCGGCGCTGCGGGCGGCCCTCGCTGCCCGAGATCTCGACGCGCTTCTCGTGACGAATCTGACGAACATCCGGTATCTCACCGGCTTCACCGGCTCGAACGCCGCGCTGCTCGTCGACGCCGCCGACGACGAAGGTGCCGAGGACAATACCGTCATCTGCACCGACGGGCGCTATCTCACCCAAGTTGGTGAACAGGTTCCCGACCTCCGCGCCGAGATCGCCCGGGCGAGTGCGGCGACTCTGATCGAATCGTTGGCCAGCACCTCGTCGGTGGCGTTCGAGAGCCATGTAGTCACCGTGGACGAGTTCGCAGCCTGGTCGCTGCTCGCGCCGGATGCGCGCCTCGACCCGGTTCCCGGACTCGTCGAGGAACTGCGCATGGTCAAGGACGAGCACGAGGTCGGGTTACTGCGTGCGGCGTGCGCATCGGCCGATTCCGCGCTCGCCGAGTTGATCGCACGAGGTGGACTCCGGCCAGGTCGCACCGAGAAAGAGGTGGGTCGCGAGCTGGAGGGGCTGATGTTCGACCACGGCGCGGACGGGATCTCCTTCGAGACGATCGTCGCCACCGGTGCCAACTCGGCGATCCCGCACCATCGACCCACCGATGCGGTGCTGGGCAGCGGCGACTTCGTCAAACTCGATTTCGGGGCGCAGATCGGCGGCTACCACTCGGACATGACGCGAACATACGTTCTCGAGCGGGCTGCGGACTGGCAACGTGACCTCTACGCACTGGTCGAGCGGTCACAGAAGGCGGGACGAGAGGCCCTGCGCCCCGGAGCGGAGGTGTCGGCGGTGGACGCTGCCGCCCGCCGCGTGATCGAGGATGCGGGCTACGGGGAACTATTCCTGCACGGCCTCGGACACGGCGTCGGTCTGGAGATCCACGAAGCTCCGGGAATAGGCAAGCTCGGCACCGGTACACTTCTCGACGGTGCGGCGGTGACCGTCGAGCCGGGTGTGTACTTCTCCGGGCGCGGAGGCGTGCGGATCGAGGACACGCTCGTGGTCCGTGAGCAGGGACCGGAGCTGCTCACACTCACTACCAAAGACCTGACTGTCGTCTAG
- the efp gene encoding elongation factor P, producing MASTSDFKNGLVLKIDGQLWTIVEFQHVKPGKGPAFVRTKLKNVLSGKVVDKTFNAGVKVDTATVDRRDMTYLYHDGSDYIFMDGVTYDQISISEDIVGEGARFLLENMAVQVATHEDVPLFVELPVTVELVVKHTDPGLQGDRSTGGTKPATLETGAEISVPLFINTGDKLKVDSRDGNYLGRVNS from the coding sequence GTGGCTTCAACTAGTGATTTCAAGAACGGCCTGGTCCTGAAGATCGATGGCCAGCTGTGGACGATCGTCGAGTTCCAGCACGTGAAGCCCGGCAAGGGTCCCGCGTTCGTGCGCACCAAGTTGAAGAATGTGCTCTCGGGCAAGGTGGTCGACAAGACGTTCAACGCCGGGGTCAAGGTGGACACTGCCACCGTCGACCGGCGCGACATGACCTACCTGTACCACGACGGCTCCGACTACATCTTCATGGATGGCGTCACCTACGACCAGATCTCGATCAGCGAGGACATCGTCGGCGAAGGCGCTCGCTTCCTGCTCGAGAACATGGCCGTACAGGTCGCGACGCACGAAGATGTTCCGCTGTTCGTGGAGCTGCCCGTCACCGTCGAATTGGTGGTCAAGCACACCGACCCCGGTCTGCAGGGCGACCGCTCCACCGGTGGCACCAAGCCGGCCACCCTCGAGACCGGCGCCGAGATCAGCGTTCCGTTGTTCATCAACACCGGTGACAAGCTGAAGGTCGATTCCCGAGACGGCAACTACCTCGGGCGTGTGAATTCCTGA
- the nusB gene encoding transcription antitermination factor NusB, which produces MAGTHKKLGARHKARKRAVDFLFEAEARDLDPVDLAVDRAELSDKDDSVAPVAPYTITLVTGVAENLDRLDEVISSHLQDWTLERLPAVDRAILRIAVWELFHATDVPPVVAVDEAVELAKQLSTDDSPGFVNGILGQVVLVAPQVRAAAAATSRHADDRAGDAATGDPNDVSS; this is translated from the coding sequence GTGGCCGGTACGCATAAGAAGCTCGGTGCCCGACACAAGGCACGCAAGCGCGCCGTCGACTTCCTCTTCGAGGCCGAGGCGAGAGATCTCGATCCGGTCGATCTAGCGGTCGACCGCGCGGAATTGTCCGACAAGGACGATTCCGTGGCACCGGTTGCCCCGTACACCATCACATTGGTGACCGGGGTTGCCGAGAACCTGGACCGCCTCGATGAGGTCATTTCCTCGCATCTACAGGACTGGACCCTCGAGCGGCTACCCGCCGTCGACCGCGCGATCCTGCGCATCGCCGTGTGGGAACTGTTCCACGCCACCGACGTCCCCCCGGTGGTGGCGGTGGACGAGGCCGTGGAGTTGGCCAAACAACTCTCCACTGACGACTCACCCGGATTCGTCAACGGCATTCTCGGCCAGGTGGTTCTGGTCGCTCCGCAGGTTCGTGCTGCAGCGGCGGCGACGTCGCGCCATGCAGATGATCGTGCGGGAGACGCTGCCACCGGAGACCCGAACGACGTCAGCTCGTAA